From one Desmodus rotundus isolate HL8 chromosome X, HLdesRot8A.1, whole genome shotgun sequence genomic stretch:
- the USP26 gene encoding LOW QUALITY PROTEIN: ubiquitin carboxyl-terminal hydrolase 26 (The sequence of the model RefSeq protein was modified relative to this genomic sequence to represent the inferred CDS: deleted 2 bases in 1 codon) yields MAALMVHGFVQIWNRKTGMSKSKEAFIETVEGKEKVRLVVYFSTGEYTTIRLGNNIENVVFRSSEEKQNYLHLTFQNNTFLFIKKLSSRDAEELTMFLDRVRKKIQPPMKPGRDRGVFDSTKTQKEINKNLFNEMYEKSRSGVFDKGEESRTPDLQKMPLYTSKISTLTSKELVENGWGKRKRMVSSSLEIHEKLQEENKSVRYKKFKTNSLKNRRHHEKKKMSLKELKESNKLTLRLLLKTCSTGNPYLDGTCLLQTLSEKIYLVLLLEPLYSEDDPEWHRIKMTFDFHPEKLCQGLPNLGNTCYMNAVLQALFSIPSFAYDLLYQSFPWSKIPFDALSMCLSQLLVLKDIYSIKIKKKLLVSIKNAISTVAEVFSDNSQHDAHEFLGHCLDQMKGNMEKLNKIWKTKIESEEQNSCQQTSADNAVIKILVCPVITNFEVELLCSITCESCGQAVLKAEVSNYVSINLPQGRKTYPLSIQSTLDLFFGAEELEYKCGKCNHNRSVGVHKFSRLPRVLIVHLKRYSFHKSRSLRKDGRQVIISKYLKLSSHCNESTQPPLPLDKSAHTKDFQFLNFFQKMSSDIFRSLTPSRKLTSECKDCLALHIESENESEPQKCQISGSSKEQQQNDLGKYSKPNITESILVNSGYGTAIEQEPLGPGLKKYLEDTNISVICEDEGKPTSGPDTCLAEVHLQKVFRNPNLEKYEENNVFPTVDSVTETTEDFCEDKKSSISEEFSNVDGQIQQHEKMRIYEQSLQEESLHSHEKPDAQWYTKNLRRPPELSLQDANVNSLASGFNKNLGHKDILCEKNKKAEAKKQKRNSKMRDQYGYQLIGVVSHVGNTLHSGHYISDAFDFERQTWFTYNDIQVSSIQEALIRKARLHTGYIFFYMHNEIFKELMEREDSSQPHTTKAGKKHWKK; encoded by the exons ATGGCTGCTCTCATGGTACATGGTTTTGTCCAAATATGGAATAGGAAGACTGGGATGTCTAAGTCAAAAGAAGCATTTATTGAAAcagtggaaggaaaggagaaagttagACTGGTGGTTTATTTCAGCACTGGAGAATACACAACCATTAGGCTGGGTAATAATATTGAAAATGTAGTGTTTAGATcctctgaagaaaaacaaaattatctgcATTTAACTTtccaaaataatacttttttgtttattaaaaaattatcctCTAGAGACGCTGAAGAGCTGACGATGTTCCTGGACAGAGTCCGT AAAAAAATTCAACCACCCATGAAGCCTGGTAGGGATAGGGGTGTCTTTGACAGCACAAAAACACAGaaggaaatcaacaaaaatttatttaatgagaTGTATGAGAAGTCAAGAAGTGGAGTTTTTGACAAAGGAGAAGAAAGTAGAACACCTGACCTTCAGAAGATGCCTTTATATACATCAAAGATATCAACACTTACCTCTAAAGAGTTAGTAGAAAATGGatgggggaagagaaaaaggatggTATCATCTAGTTTGGAGATACATGAGAAATTGCAGGAAGAGAATAAATCTGTAAGATACAAGAAATTCAAGACAAATTCCTTGAAGAATAGAAGACaccatgagaagaaaaaaatgtcactaaAAGAGTTAAAAGAAAGTAACAAATTAACTTTGAGACTTTTACTCAAGACCTGTTCTACTGGAAATCCTTACCTAGATGGCACTTGTCTTCTCCAAACTCtttctgagaaaatatatttggtaCTTCTATTGGAACCATTGTACAGTGAGGATGACCCAGAGTGGCACAGAATCAAGATGACCTTTGACTTTCATCCAGAGAAACTCTGTCAAGGCCTGCCCAACTTGGGAAACACCTGTTATATGAATGCGGTTTTACAGGCTTTATTTTCGATTCCATCCTTTGCTTATGATTTACTCTATCAGAGTTTCCCATGGAGTAAAATTCCATTTGATGCTCTTAGCATGTGCTTGTCACAACTTCTTGTTCTGAAAGATATTTACAGCATAAAAATCAAGAAGAAGTTACTTGTGAGTATTAAAAATGCCATTTCAACAGTAGCAGAGGTATTCTCTGACAACTCACAGCATGATGCTCATGAATTCTTAGGTCACTGTTTAGATCAGATGAAAGGGAAcatggaaaaattaaacaaaatttggAAGACTAAAATTGAATCTGAGGAACAAAATTCATGTCAACAGACTTCTGCTGACAATGCTGTCATCAAAATACTTGTTTGTCCTGTCATCACTAACTTTGAGGTTGAGTTGCTGTGTTCTATTACTTGTGAATCCTGTGGTCAGGCTGTTCTCAAGGCAGAAGTGAGTAATTATGTCTCCATCAACCTTCcccaaggaagaaaaacatatccTTTGTCTATTCAATCTACTTTGGATCTTTTCTTTGGAGCAGAAGAGCTTGAGTATAAGTGTGGGAAATGTAACCACAACAGATCTGTTGGAGTGCACAAATTCAGTAGGTTACCCAGGGTCCTCATTGTTCATCTGAAACGCTATAGTTTTCACAAGTCTAGGTCATTAAGGAAGGATGGCCGGCAAGTcatcatttctaaatatttaaagttgtcttcTCATTGCAATGAAAGTACTCAGCCACCTCTTCCCTTGGATAAGAGTGCACATACTAAggatttccaatttttaaatttttttcaaaagatgaGTTCTGACATCTTTAGGTCGTTGACACCTTCAAGAAAGTTGACCTCAGAATGCAAGGATTGTCTAGCTCTACACATTGAATCAGAAAATGAGTCTGAACCACAAAAGTGCCAGATTTCTGGGTCAAGCAAAGAACAGCAGCAAAATGACCTGGGGAAATATTCAAAACCTAATATAACAGAATCCATATTGGTAAACTCAGGTTATGGCACAGCCATTGAACAAGAGCCATTAGGACCAGGATTAAAGAAGTATCTAGAAGATACCAACATTTCTGTGATCTGTGAAGACGAAGGTAAACCCACCAGTGGCCCAGACACATGTCTTGCAGAAGTTCATCTTCAAAAAGTGTTTAGAAATCCAAACCtagagaaatatgaagaaaacaatgTGTTTCCCACTGTTGATAGTGTCACTGAGACTACAGAAGATttttgtgaggataaaaaatCCAGTATTTCAGAAGAGTTCTCAAATGTAGATGGACAGATCCAGCAGCATGAAAAGATGAGAATCTATGAACAATCCCTTCAGGAGGAATCGCTTCACAGCCATGAGAAGCCAGATGCCCAGTGGTACACAAAGAATCTTAGAAGACCTCCAGAATTAAGTCTCCAAGATGCCAATGTGAATTCCCTAGCATCAGGTTTCAATAAAAACCTTGGACACAAAGACATTTTATGTGAGAAGAATAAAAAAGCTGAagccaagaaacaaaaaagaaattccaaGATGAGAGATCAATATGGCTATCAGCTGATTGGTGTTGTCAGCCATGTTGGGAATACCCTACATTCAGGCCATTATATTAGTGATGCCTTTGACTTTGAGAGGCAGACCTGGTTCACTTACAATGATATACAAGTGTCAAGTATCCAGGAGGCTCTGATACGGAAGGCTAGGCTTCACACTGGATACATCTTCTTTTACATGCACAATGAAATCTTTAAAGAGCTGATGGAAAGGGAAGACAGCTCCCAGCCTCATACCACAAAGGCAGGGAAAAAACATTGGAAGAAATAA